The Zonotrichia albicollis isolate bZonAlb1 chromosome 6, bZonAlb1.hap1, whole genome shotgun sequence genome window below encodes:
- the SIRT3 gene encoding NAD-dependent protein deacetylase sirtuin-3, mitochondrial isoform X2, with product MERGARALLAAAWRSLWERHGPCHGGSAPRAARCGGHGKGPAGGGARRIQSSRPFCVSAAARAILGRWGGDKGKEKLTLKTVAERLRKNECRSVVVMAGAGISTPSGIPDFRSPGSGLYSNLEQYNIPYPEAIFELGYFFANPKPFFTLAKELYPGNYRPNSAHYFLRLLHDKGLLLRLYTQNIDGLERVAGIPPDRLVEAHGTFSTATCTVCQRNFPGEDFRGDVMGDRIPRCPVCTGVVKPDIVFFGEQLPPRFLLHLTDFPMADLLFVIGTSLEVEPFASLAGAVRSSVPRVLINRELVGPFAWQQRHNDVAELGDVVGGVERLVELLGWKEEMQTLIQKEKEKPALGLMLVLL from the exons ATGGAGCGCGGGGCGCGGGCGCTGCTGGCGGCCG cctggaggagcctgTGGGAGCGCCATGGGCCCTGCCACGGCGGCAGCGCGCCACGGGCCGCCCGGTGCGGCGGGCACGGGAAGGGGCCGGCCGGCGGCGGAGCCCGGAG GATCCAAAGCTCCAGGCCCTTCTGTGTGAGCGCAGCTGCCAGAGCGATTTTGGGCAGGTGGGGAGGTGACAAGGGGAAGGAGAAGCTCACCTTGAAGACCGTGGCCGAGCGGCTTCGGAAGAATGAATGCCGGAGCGTGGTGGTGATGGCTGGCGCTGGGATCAGCACGCCCAGCGGCATCCCGGACTTCAG gtcCCCCGGGAGCGGCCTGTACAGCAACCTGGAGCAATACAACATCCCCTACCCCGAGGCCATCTTTGAGCTGGGGTATTTCTTCGCCAACCCCAAGCCCTTCTTCACCCTGGCCAAGGAGCTCTATCCTGGAAACTACCGCCCCAATTCCGCCCACTATTTCCTCCGGCTGCTGCACGACAAGGGGCTGCTCCTGCGCCTCTACACCCAGAACATCGACGGGCTGGAGAGAG TGGCTGGGATCCCTCCTGACAGGCTGGTGGAAGCCCATGGCACCTTTTCCACTGCTACCTGTACAGTGTGTCAGAGGAACTTCCCCGGAGAGGACTTCAGG GGAGATGTCATGGGGGACAGGATCCCTCGCTGCCCTGTCTGCACCGGAGTTGTCAAGCCTGACATCGTGTTCTTCGGCGAGCAGCTCCCACCGCGCTTCCTCCTGCACCTCACAGACTTCCCCATGGCAGACCTGCTCTTCGTCATCGGGACATCCCTGGAG GTGGAGCCCTTTGCCAGCCTGGCCGGCGCCGTGCGCAGCTCCGTGCCACGGGTGCTCATCAACCGGGAGCTGGTGGGGCCCTTTGCGTGGCAGCAGCGCCACAACGACGTGGCTGAGCTCGGGGACGTGGTCGGCGGCGTCGAGAGGCTGGTGGAGCTactgggctggaaggaggagatgCAAACGCTGAtccagaaggagaaagagaag CCAGCCCTTGGCTTGATGCTTGTGCTGCTCTGA
- the SIRT3 gene encoding NAD-dependent protein deacetylase sirtuin-3, mitochondrial isoform X1, giving the protein MERGARALLAAAWRSLWERHGPCHGGSAPRAARCGGHGKGPAGGGARRIQSSRPFCVSAAARAILGRWGGDKGKEKLTLKTVAERLRKNECRSVVVMAGAGISTPSGIPDFRSPGSGLYSNLEQYNIPYPEAIFELGYFFANPKPFFTLAKELYPGNYRPNSAHYFLRLLHDKGLLLRLYTQNIDGLERVAGIPPDRLVEAHGTFSTATCTVCQRNFPGEDFRGDVMGDRIPRCPVCTGVVKPDIVFFGEQLPPRFLLHLTDFPMADLLFVIGTSLEVEPFASLAGAVRSSVPRVLINRELVGPFAWQQRHNDVAELGDVVGGVERLVELLGWKEEMQTLIQKEKEKVFDFSVPTFWEPASPWLDACAALNP; this is encoded by the exons ATGGAGCGCGGGGCGCGGGCGCTGCTGGCGGCCG cctggaggagcctgTGGGAGCGCCATGGGCCCTGCCACGGCGGCAGCGCGCCACGGGCCGCCCGGTGCGGCGGGCACGGGAAGGGGCCGGCCGGCGGCGGAGCCCGGAG GATCCAAAGCTCCAGGCCCTTCTGTGTGAGCGCAGCTGCCAGAGCGATTTTGGGCAGGTGGGGAGGTGACAAGGGGAAGGAGAAGCTCACCTTGAAGACCGTGGCCGAGCGGCTTCGGAAGAATGAATGCCGGAGCGTGGTGGTGATGGCTGGCGCTGGGATCAGCACGCCCAGCGGCATCCCGGACTTCAG gtcCCCCGGGAGCGGCCTGTACAGCAACCTGGAGCAATACAACATCCCCTACCCCGAGGCCATCTTTGAGCTGGGGTATTTCTTCGCCAACCCCAAGCCCTTCTTCACCCTGGCCAAGGAGCTCTATCCTGGAAACTACCGCCCCAATTCCGCCCACTATTTCCTCCGGCTGCTGCACGACAAGGGGCTGCTCCTGCGCCTCTACACCCAGAACATCGACGGGCTGGAGAGAG TGGCTGGGATCCCTCCTGACAGGCTGGTGGAAGCCCATGGCACCTTTTCCACTGCTACCTGTACAGTGTGTCAGAGGAACTTCCCCGGAGAGGACTTCAGG GGAGATGTCATGGGGGACAGGATCCCTCGCTGCCCTGTCTGCACCGGAGTTGTCAAGCCTGACATCGTGTTCTTCGGCGAGCAGCTCCCACCGCGCTTCCTCCTGCACCTCACAGACTTCCCCATGGCAGACCTGCTCTTCGTCATCGGGACATCCCTGGAG GTGGAGCCCTTTGCCAGCCTGGCCGGCGCCGTGCGCAGCTCCGTGCCACGGGTGCTCATCAACCGGGAGCTGGTGGGGCCCTTTGCGTGGCAGCAGCGCCACAACGACGTGGCTGAGCTCGGGGACGTGGTCGGCGGCGTCGAGAGGCTGGTGGAGCTactgggctggaaggaggagatgCAAACGCTGAtccagaaggagaaagagaag GTTTTTGATTTTTCCGTACCAACATTTTGGGAACCAGCCAGCCCTTGGCTTGATGCTTGTGCTGCTCTGAATCCCTGA
- the SIRT3 gene encoding NAD-dependent protein deacetylase sirtuin-3, mitochondrial isoform X3, producing MERGARALLAAAWRSLWERHGPCHGGSAPRAARCGGHGKGPAGGGARRIQSSRPFCVSAAARAILGRWGGDKGKEKLTLKTVAERLRKNECRSVVVMAGAGISTPSGIPDFRSPGSGLYSNLEQYNIPYPEAIFELGYFFANPKPFFTLAKELYPGNYRPNSAHYFLRLLHDKGLLLRLYTQNIDGLERVAGIPPDRLVEAHGTFSTATCTVCQRNFPGEDFRGDVMGDRIPRCPVCTGVVKPDIVFFGEQLPPRFLLHLTDFPMADLLFVIGTSLEVEPFASLAGAVRSSVPRVLINRELVGPFAWQQRHNDVAELGDVVGGVERLVELLGWKEEMQTLIQKEKEKLDAKDK from the exons ATGGAGCGCGGGGCGCGGGCGCTGCTGGCGGCCG cctggaggagcctgTGGGAGCGCCATGGGCCCTGCCACGGCGGCAGCGCGCCACGGGCCGCCCGGTGCGGCGGGCACGGGAAGGGGCCGGCCGGCGGCGGAGCCCGGAG GATCCAAAGCTCCAGGCCCTTCTGTGTGAGCGCAGCTGCCAGAGCGATTTTGGGCAGGTGGGGAGGTGACAAGGGGAAGGAGAAGCTCACCTTGAAGACCGTGGCCGAGCGGCTTCGGAAGAATGAATGCCGGAGCGTGGTGGTGATGGCTGGCGCTGGGATCAGCACGCCCAGCGGCATCCCGGACTTCAG gtcCCCCGGGAGCGGCCTGTACAGCAACCTGGAGCAATACAACATCCCCTACCCCGAGGCCATCTTTGAGCTGGGGTATTTCTTCGCCAACCCCAAGCCCTTCTTCACCCTGGCCAAGGAGCTCTATCCTGGAAACTACCGCCCCAATTCCGCCCACTATTTCCTCCGGCTGCTGCACGACAAGGGGCTGCTCCTGCGCCTCTACACCCAGAACATCGACGGGCTGGAGAGAG TGGCTGGGATCCCTCCTGACAGGCTGGTGGAAGCCCATGGCACCTTTTCCACTGCTACCTGTACAGTGTGTCAGAGGAACTTCCCCGGAGAGGACTTCAGG GGAGATGTCATGGGGGACAGGATCCCTCGCTGCCCTGTCTGCACCGGAGTTGTCAAGCCTGACATCGTGTTCTTCGGCGAGCAGCTCCCACCGCGCTTCCTCCTGCACCTCACAGACTTCCCCATGGCAGACCTGCTCTTCGTCATCGGGACATCCCTGGAG GTGGAGCCCTTTGCCAGCCTGGCCGGCGCCGTGCGCAGCTCCGTGCCACGGGTGCTCATCAACCGGGAGCTGGTGGGGCCCTTTGCGTGGCAGCAGCGCCACAACGACGTGGCTGAGCTCGGGGACGTGGTCGGCGGCGTCGAGAGGCTGGTGGAGCTactgggctggaaggaggagatgCAAACGCTGAtccagaaggagaaagagaag CTGGATGCCAAGGACAAGTAG
- the SIRT3 gene encoding NAD-dependent protein deacetylase sirtuin-3, mitochondrial isoform X5, with protein MAGAGISTPSGIPDFRSPGSGLYSNLEQYNIPYPEAIFELGYFFANPKPFFTLAKELYPGNYRPNSAHYFLRLLHDKGLLLRLYTQNIDGLERVAGIPPDRLVEAHGTFSTATCTVCQRNFPGEDFRGDVMGDRIPRCPVCTGVVKPDIVFFGEQLPPRFLLHLTDFPMADLLFVIGTSLEVEPFASLAGAVRSSVPRVLINRELVGPFAWQQRHNDVAELGDVVGGVERLVELLGWKEEMQTLIQKEKEKVFDFSVPTFWEPASPWLDACAALNP; from the exons ATGGCTGGCGCTGGGATCAGCACGCCCAGCGGCATCCCGGACTTCAG gtcCCCCGGGAGCGGCCTGTACAGCAACCTGGAGCAATACAACATCCCCTACCCCGAGGCCATCTTTGAGCTGGGGTATTTCTTCGCCAACCCCAAGCCCTTCTTCACCCTGGCCAAGGAGCTCTATCCTGGAAACTACCGCCCCAATTCCGCCCACTATTTCCTCCGGCTGCTGCACGACAAGGGGCTGCTCCTGCGCCTCTACACCCAGAACATCGACGGGCTGGAGAGAG TGGCTGGGATCCCTCCTGACAGGCTGGTGGAAGCCCATGGCACCTTTTCCACTGCTACCTGTACAGTGTGTCAGAGGAACTTCCCCGGAGAGGACTTCAGG GGAGATGTCATGGGGGACAGGATCCCTCGCTGCCCTGTCTGCACCGGAGTTGTCAAGCCTGACATCGTGTTCTTCGGCGAGCAGCTCCCACCGCGCTTCCTCCTGCACCTCACAGACTTCCCCATGGCAGACCTGCTCTTCGTCATCGGGACATCCCTGGAG GTGGAGCCCTTTGCCAGCCTGGCCGGCGCCGTGCGCAGCTCCGTGCCACGGGTGCTCATCAACCGGGAGCTGGTGGGGCCCTTTGCGTGGCAGCAGCGCCACAACGACGTGGCTGAGCTCGGGGACGTGGTCGGCGGCGTCGAGAGGCTGGTGGAGCTactgggctggaaggaggagatgCAAACGCTGAtccagaaggagaaagagaag GTTTTTGATTTTTCCGTACCAACATTTTGGGAACCAGCCAGCCCTTGGCTTGATGCTTGTGCTGCTCTGAATCCCTGA
- the SIRT3 gene encoding NAD-dependent protein deacetylase sirtuin-3, mitochondrial isoform X4, with product MERGARALLAAAWRSLWERHGPCHGGSAPRAARCGGHGKGPAGGGARRIQSSRPFCVSAAARAILGRWGGDKGKEKLTLKTVAERLRKNECRSVVVMAGAGISTPSGIPDFRSPGSGLYSNLEQYNIPYPEAIFELGYFFANPKPFFTLAKELYPGNYRPNSAHYFLRLLHDKGLLLRLYTQNIDGLERVAGIPPDRLVEAHGTFSTATCTVCQRNFPGEDFRGDVMGDRIPRCPVCTGVVKPDIVFFGEQLPPRFLLHLTDFPMADLLFVIGTSLEVEPFASLAGAVRSSVPRVLINRELVGPFAWQQRHNDVAELGDVVGGVERLVELLGWKEEMQTLIQKEKEKPFLPGF from the exons ATGGAGCGCGGGGCGCGGGCGCTGCTGGCGGCCG cctggaggagcctgTGGGAGCGCCATGGGCCCTGCCACGGCGGCAGCGCGCCACGGGCCGCCCGGTGCGGCGGGCACGGGAAGGGGCCGGCCGGCGGCGGAGCCCGGAG GATCCAAAGCTCCAGGCCCTTCTGTGTGAGCGCAGCTGCCAGAGCGATTTTGGGCAGGTGGGGAGGTGACAAGGGGAAGGAGAAGCTCACCTTGAAGACCGTGGCCGAGCGGCTTCGGAAGAATGAATGCCGGAGCGTGGTGGTGATGGCTGGCGCTGGGATCAGCACGCCCAGCGGCATCCCGGACTTCAG gtcCCCCGGGAGCGGCCTGTACAGCAACCTGGAGCAATACAACATCCCCTACCCCGAGGCCATCTTTGAGCTGGGGTATTTCTTCGCCAACCCCAAGCCCTTCTTCACCCTGGCCAAGGAGCTCTATCCTGGAAACTACCGCCCCAATTCCGCCCACTATTTCCTCCGGCTGCTGCACGACAAGGGGCTGCTCCTGCGCCTCTACACCCAGAACATCGACGGGCTGGAGAGAG TGGCTGGGATCCCTCCTGACAGGCTGGTGGAAGCCCATGGCACCTTTTCCACTGCTACCTGTACAGTGTGTCAGAGGAACTTCCCCGGAGAGGACTTCAGG GGAGATGTCATGGGGGACAGGATCCCTCGCTGCCCTGTCTGCACCGGAGTTGTCAAGCCTGACATCGTGTTCTTCGGCGAGCAGCTCCCACCGCGCTTCCTCCTGCACCTCACAGACTTCCCCATGGCAGACCTGCTCTTCGTCATCGGGACATCCCTGGAG GTGGAGCCCTTTGCCAGCCTGGCCGGCGCCGTGCGCAGCTCCGTGCCACGGGTGCTCATCAACCGGGAGCTGGTGGGGCCCTTTGCGTGGCAGCAGCGCCACAACGACGTGGCTGAGCTCGGGGACGTGGTCGGCGGCGTCGAGAGGCTGGTGGAGCTactgggctggaaggaggagatgCAAACGCTGAtccagaaggagaaagagaag CCTTTTTTGCCAGGTTTTTGA